A stretch of DNA from Opisthocomus hoazin isolate bOpiHoa1 chromosome 15, bOpiHoa1.hap1, whole genome shotgun sequence:
GCAGTTCCTGGGTGAGGAGGCAACAGGATGGGGTGGCGATGCCACCAGGGATGCGGTGCTAACGAGGACGCGGTGCTAACGAGGACGCGAGGACGCTGGGGATGCTACGCTGCCGGGGGATGAGATGCTGTCAGGGGGATGTGATGCTGATGGCGTCCTCCTAACGAGGACACAACGCTAACGGGGATGCCAGGCTGCCGGGGATGCAGCGGTGACGAAGCTGCGGCGCTGCCCGGCGGCTCGTCCAGGGGGGCTTTGGGACAGGCAGACCCCGGCCCGGCGTGGGGTGCTGCGGGGCGGTGGGTGCTGTGTAGGGAGGGATGCGGCGGCAGGGCAAGCTCTTGGCTGCTCCCGGGTCCAATCCTGCTCCTGGTCCAGAGCCTGAAGCCAGGCACGGGGCCAGCTGGGACCCTCGGCGGAGCCCCCCCGGGGTGCGAGGGGGTGGCAGCGGGTGCTGAGACCCCCGTCCTCCGGCCCGCAGGGCTGCTGAGCGCCTGCCCCATGTTCGGCTCGTCCTTCTTCTACATCCAGAGCTGCAGCAACAACGCCATCGCCTCGCCCTGCATCCTGGCCGTCAACCAGAACGGCCTCAGCTTCCTCAGCAAGGAGACCCACGtaggtggggggctgccggggtgtCCCCCCCGTgctcctgtccccccaccccgtgctcctgtccccccaccccagctcctgctgcaggggCAGAGCCAGGCAAGACCTGACGGCGGGTCGGGGGGGGACATGTCCCTCTCCGAAGGTCTCCCTGCCCAAGCCCACCCTCCGTCCTGCCCCTGTCCGCACCCGCTCCAGTCCCCGGTCCCCTCGGTGGGGTGTCACCCctcgtgtgcccccccccccccaggagcccaTCGCCATGTTCTCGCTGAAGGAGATCCAGTCGACACGGACACGGCGGCCGACGGCCGGCTCCAGCTACCCCTACGTGGAGATCACGGTGGGCGACCTCCTGGCGCAGGGCATCACCCAGCTCCAGCTGGAGCAGgtaggggacactggggggggggacacacacacacgcatgggTGGGCGTCCCAcggcggggacgcggccgccCACGGCGTGTCCCCCCACCTCGGCAGGGCCTGGAGCTGTGCCGCGTGGTGGCCGCGCACGTGGAGAGGCTGCTGGGCGCCCGGGAGAAGAGGCTGACGCTGCCGCCCAGCGAGATCACCCTGCTCTGAGCCGCCACGGACCCcggcgcggggggcacggggggcacaGGGGGCGCGGGACGCGTCGCGAGCGGGGGGTCCAGCACGGCCCGCAGCCACTGGCCCCTCGCGGTCCTGCTCGGGGTCTATACACGCCGTCAGCCCAGCCCGGCCTCCGTGGTTTTGTGCTGCGCCGGGGGAGGGTTGCTGacccccctgcctcagtttcgcCCAtcaccgtgcctcagtttccccatcccagtgcctccatttcccccatcccagtgcctcagtttcccccatgccagtgcctcagtttcccccagcCAAGTGCCTCcatttccccctccccatccctcagtttcccccctccccatccctccatttCCCCCATCCCAGTGCCTCCATATCCCCCTAcccccatgcctcagtttccccattccAGTGCCTCCATTTCCCCTTCctagtgcctcagtttccccattccAGTGTCTCCCTTTGCCCCATCCCAGTGCTTCAGATTCCCCCATTCCAGTGTCTCCAGTTCCCCCATCCCAGTGCTTCCATTTGCCCCTCCCCGTCCCTCCATTTCCCCCATCCCAGTGCCTCCATGTCCCCCtgcccccgtgcctcagtttccccaccccaGTGCCTCCATTTGCCCTCCCCTATttccctgtcccagtgcctcCATTGCCCCCTAcccccatgcctcagtttccccatcccagtgcctccatttgcccctcccctctccctcagTTCCccgcccctccgctccccccgcccgccagggggcggtcgctccccgccgccgcgcgcccgcAGGCACCTCGGCGGCCACCCCaacgccccccccgccccacccgcCGCTGCGCCCGCTaggcccccgcgccgcccgccagcCGCCCAATCAGCCGCCGACTCGGGCCGCTCGCGCCCGCCCCCCCGGCCAATCAGCGCCGAGCcgggaggcggggcggggcgtcgCGGCGCTGCCGGTACCGGTTCCTGCGCGAcgcgagggcggcggcggcggcggcggcggccgggcccggggcggggcggggcctcggcgTGGCCGTACGTGCGTCGGAGgggcggggctggagggggcggtggcggcgggggcgcgtgcgcggcgggggcggggcgggcccggtgGGCGGGCCGCGCGGCGATCCGGGATGTCGGGCTGGCCGCTGGTGACGTAGCGCGCCGCGGGACAGGCCCGCGCGAGAccccccggccgccgcaccccctccccccccccccacctcaccacCCGCCCCCCATCGCCATGGGCAGcaccgcggcggcgggagcgggccgggCACCGCGCctcgccggggccgccgggcatgtgccaggccccgccgccgcctgagCGGTACCGGCAGCATTGtccgcgcccgccccgggccgaAGCCGTGAGTGTGGCGTCCGCCGGGCcgggcaccgcggcggggggggggggggcggggagcgggcgagcAGGCCCCGTGCTGCCCACCGGGCCCCGTGCTGCCCACCGGGAGCGGGGCGGAGGtaacgggggggggtggggggtgggggtcaAACGGTTCCCCGTGTTCCCGCCCTCACCTCCCGTTCCCCCGGGGCTCTCCCAGCAGGGCGGCGGGTGCCATGAGCAGCAGCTGCGcgtcccccgccgcccgccgccgccatcgaTAGAGGCTGCCGACGCGCTATGGCGGCCGGCACCGGCTACACCGACCTGCGGGAGAAGCTCAAGTCCATGATGCCCTACCGGGACGGCCACAAAGGCGGCAACGGCACCGGGAGCCTCCCCCGGGAACCCCCGGATCCACCGTACAAACGTCGGCACCAGGAAGACTCCGGCTCGGAACCCAGCGACTACGAAgagcagaaggaggaagaagaagctCGGAAAGTGAAGAGCGGCATCCGTCAGCTTCGCCTCTTCAGCGCCGAGGAGTGCGCCAAGATCGAAGCCCGCATCGAGGACGTCGTGTCCCGGGCGGAGAAGGGGCTCTACAAGGAGCACACGGTGGACCGGGCCCCGCTGCGGAACAAGTATTTTTTCGGGGAGGGGTACACCTACGGGTCTCAGCTGCAGAGGCGAGGCCCCGGCCAGGAGCGCCTGTACCCCCGCGGCGAGGTGGACGCCATCCCCGAGTGGGTGCACGACCTGGTGATCAGGAAGCTGGTGGAGCACCGGGTGATTCCCGAGGGCTTCGTCAACAGCGCCGTCATCAACGACTACCAGCCGGGGGGCTGCATCGTCTCCCACGTGGACCCCATCCATATTTTCGAGAGGCCCATCGTCTCCGTCTCCTTCTTCAGCGACTCGGCGCTCTGCTTCGGGTGTAAATTCCAGTTCAAGCCCATCAGGGTCTCGGAGCCCGTTCTCTTCCTGCCCGTCAAGAGGGGAAGCGTCACGGTGCTCAGGTACGGGGGCTCGGCTGCGGGGATGCGCGCCGGCGATGGCGGCGCCGGGGTCTCGCCGAGACGGGAGGGGTGAAGGTGGGATCTTGGGGGAGGGGGTTGCAGGGGTTTCCTGCCGCCGTGGTGGATGGGGGTTTGAGGAGGGTGATTGATTTTGGGGGAAAAGTCCCGGTGGGAGCGTGGAGGCTCGTGGAACCGAGCTTCTCCACGGTTCCCGTAAACGGTTAAAATAACACGTCGAGGCACAAAATGGATCCTGTGCCCGGGAGCGGTCACGGAGCAGCTGGTTGGGACGGGGCTCCTGGGTCTATTCTTAGCTCGGGGCCTCCCCGACCTGACCTTAAACGTGGAGAGGAGGTGTGAACGGCCTCGCCTTCCCAGTCCCGAAACTGGGAATGCTAAACCCTCCCCTTCCTGACGCCGATGGGAGAGCGGGGTGCCGAGCCCCGCGGCACCGTCGCTCGGAAGCGCTGGGTCGCGGGCGCGAGGAAGGACTTTACGCGCGTTCTCGGAAGCCGGAGGAAGAGCGGCGGAGGTGAAATGACCTGCCCAAGGTCACGCAGCCGGCCCGGCGGTAAAGCTGGGACTGGCGCTGGGAAACGCCTGCTCCCGAAtccccgctgcctccgggcagGGTGCTGGGTCTGGGGGAGAGCGGCCCGAAGCCCGGCGCCGACGCTGCCTGACGCGGCGAGCACCGGTCCCTGCCGTCCCCGAAGGTCGGAGCGTTCCCTGCCAGGGGCAACGGTCACCCGGACTCTGCCGGCGCTGCTCCGAGCTCCCAACTGCACCCTCatttagggttttattttatttatttattttttttaaccggTGAAGGTCCAGGCTGGCTTTCAGGGCTCCCAGGCCGTAACACAATCCCCTGCTTTGGCGTGTAAAGCGATCGCCGCGGGGTTCGGGAAGGAATTTTTCCCCCCCCTGCGTCCGCGCAGCTTCGCGCCGTTGACTGGGGCATCAATAATAAATGCGGAGATCTCGCGTCGCTGTTATCTCGGCAAAGCTGCGCAAACATTAACTGATCCCCGGCGTTAGGTAACTTGTGGGGATTAGCgagggagcagggaggctgcggagggaaGCGGGAACGGCGCCCAGGAAGTGCTCTCGTTCTGCGGTGGGTTGGTGGGTGCAGGACGGGGCGGAGGTGAGTGGTTCCGTGGAGCCGGGACGGGGGGGACCCGTCCTGCCGCGTCGCCTTTTACCGTCCCCGGGGATGGCTCCGCTCCCCGTCTCGTCCTCTTAGACTGGAGGAGGGAAACTTTCTACCCTCGTTTTCCTGCTGGCAGTGTGAACCcctttgctgcctttccctggaGTAAACAGTAAGTAGCTGTCCTTCCTTTTGTAGCCAGAGGTTGGTTGGTTTTCGTTCTTTTTAAGGATAGTGAGAGTATTTCCTCGCTTTGAAGCGTGCTTGGCAGTTAATGCAGGGTCACTCTTTCAGCTGAGGCCACCGGGAAAGCTCTGGTGGCCTCGCACGCGAAGGAGGATCGGGACTTCGCAGGGGACGAGGGCGGGAGAAGGGAGAGCTGCTTTTCTCCACCCCAGCACGGGGAAATGGTGTTTTCTTGTCCCAGACTCTCACTCTTCTCCCAGCACTGCCGGGAAGAGGCAGCAGGTCGGGGCGCCTGGCGTCGGAGCGGGCTGTGTCCCGGGCCCGTGCACGTGGCCTGGTGGCCAGCGTCACCTGGCTGCCCGAAGCAGTTTATTGACGTGGCCGAATTACTAAACAAATTACTAAACAAATTAAACCAAGATACCTTTTAACTCTGACCTGAAGGGCTGGTTTCTGACCGACCCATCCCTGGCCTCAGATGTGCTGCTTTCCAGCAAATAATAGACTTTATCAAGGGGGATTATTTCAATTTTGGTACAGCAGTTAGCAGATACTCAGCACTCACTTCAGAGAGGTTCTGCCAGGGTGGTTGCTTTGTGAGGGTGTGATCCTGGCTGGGTGCAGGTTCCTGGGCTCGGGCAGGTCTCCTGCCCTCTAACCCCGTCGAtctgggaggagcagggagcgGTGCAGACAGTCCGTAGGCTGCCGGGGTTGTATTTCCGAAATCCAGCCCTTGGTCGTGTTGAGGTCAACTCTCCAAACTTGGCTTTTTCTCCTCCCAGCAAACAGTTGCTGAAGGCAGTTGCCCTGGAGATGGGGAAACGGCGCAGATAGAAATGGCATGCCTGTAATGTCTGGGATTCAAATATTGCTGGGtcagtggctgctgctggcacGCCGCCTGGCCGGGGAAGCCAGGGTAGCTGCTGGCGTTCAGTTACCGTGGGGAAACCGTGGGGGTCTACGCAAAGCTGTTGGATCTCTCTCTTTGCCCCCCGCGTCGTGCTGGGGCTCTCCCCGGATCCCGCCTGTCCTGTTCCTGCTCTCAGCAGACTGGTCCAAGTTGTCCTCCCCATTTTGTAGCCGCCTGCCCGGCAGGGATTTTGCGGGGGGGCTTTCCCCGTATCCCTCCCTTGGCTGCGTTTGCCGACCCTGAAGCAGGCTGTGGTGTTTGCAAAGACCGAACCCACCTCAAACTGGGAAGCATTCACATCTCAAGATGACAGGTTGGTGTTCAGAAGGTGGACTGGGGCTTCTCCTGGCTGGACTGTGCACCTCTGCCAGCCAGACGAAGGCTAAGCCGCCCCGCGACCCGCTAATGAGCCCTTTGCTCTCCTTGCAAGGcactttctcctctccttttgcATCTGTGGTGATGATTTCTCCTTGTAGGTATTGACATCTGGAAGGAGGCGTCCTCCCGGTCCCCTCTTCTCCTGCAGCCCCGGGAAGCGGGTGCTCCTGCGGGTCTGTCCTACTGCCAGCTGGGCAGCGAGGAAGCGGCGGCAGCATCTCgctctgtgctgctctgctcGGGCAGCTGGAGTTAGGATGGAGTTCAGTCCTGTGGACCATCAGCTGGCtggtgggggctgctggctgggccaCGTtggagggttttcttttttttttttaac
This window harbors:
- the ALKBH5 gene encoding RNA demethylase ALKBH5, giving the protein MAAGTGYTDLREKLKSMMPYRDGHKGGNGTGSLPREPPDPPYKRRHQEDSGSEPSDYEEQKEEEEARKVKSGIRQLRLFSAEECAKIEARIEDVVSRAEKGLYKEHTVDRAPLRNKYFFGEGYTYGSQLQRRGPGQERLYPRGEVDAIPEWVHDLVIRKLVEHRVIPEGFVNSAVINDYQPGGCIVSHVDPIHIFERPIVSVSFFSDSALCFGCKFQFKPIRVSEPVLFLPVKRGSVTVLSGYAADEITHCIRPQDIKERRAVIILRKTRLDAPRLETKSLSSSVLPPGYNSDRLSGSNRDQILKPKRSHRKADPDAAHRPRILEMDKEENRRSVLLPKHRRRSNFSSENYWRRSYEYTEDCDEEEEDGSPARKVKMRRH